In one window of Prionailurus bengalensis isolate Pbe53 chromosome B3, Fcat_Pben_1.1_paternal_pri, whole genome shotgun sequence DNA:
- the ZBTB42 gene encoding zinc finger and BTB domain-containing protein 42, translating to MEFPEHGARLLGRLRQQREQGFLCDCTVLVGAARFPAHRAVLAACSVYFHLFYRDRPAGGRDAVRLNGDVVTAPAFGRLLDFMYGGRLDLRSLPVEDVLAAASYLHMYDVVKVCKGRLRDRGRALPRGPPAARAEPLGPPPRTPPARAPEKAGPPRSGLRALPARAPGPPPWQAPGDAERALDLSLKPGRRREPAHAPRVLHTAPRVQMRHGAQPPVRDSRDSPSERDGGAHGPPQPPCAPAAEPSAGGREPEPEPEPEPEPDAELGARGDELGPGARPCVCPLCGKLFPGAHVLQLHLSAHFRERDGGRARLSPDGTVPTCPLCGKTFSCTYTLKRHERTHSGEKPYTCAQCGKSFQYSHNLSRHAVVHTREKPHACRWCERRFTQSGDLYRHVRKFHCGLVKSLLV from the coding sequence ATGGAGTTCCCGGAGCACGGCGCGCGGCTGCTGGGCCGCCTGCGGCAGCAGCGGGAGCAGGGCTTCCTGTGCGACTGCACCGTGCTGGTGGGCGCCGCGCGCTTCCCGGCCCACCGCGCCGTGCTGGCCGCCTGCAGCGTCTACTTCCATCTCTTCTACAGGGACCGGCCCGCGGGCGGCCGCGACGCCGTGCGGCTCAACGGCGACGTGGTCACGGCGCCCGCCTTCGGCCGCCTGCTGGACTTCATGTACGGGGGCCGCCTGGACCTGCGCAGCCTGCCGGTGGAGGACGTGCTGGCCGCCGCCAGCTACCTGCACATGTACGACGTCGTCAAGGTCTGCAAGGGCAGGCTGAGGGACAGGGGCCGCGCGCTGCCCCGGGGGCCCCCCGCCGCCCGGGCAGAGCCGCTCGGGCCGCCGCCGCGCACCCCGCCCGCCCGGGCCCCGGAGAAGGCCGGGCCGCCCCGCTCTGGGCTCCGCGCGCTCCCCGCGCGAGCCCCGGGGCCCCCTCCCTGGCAGGCCCCGGGAGACGCCGAGCGGGCCCTGGACCTGTCGCTGAAGCCGGGCCGCAGGCGGGAGCCAGCGCACGCACCGCGCGTCCTTCACACGGCCCCCCGCGTCCAGATGCGACACGGCGCGCAGCCACCAGTGCGGGACTCGCGGGACTCGCCGTCGGAACGGGACGGCGGCGCCCACGGCCCCCCGCAGCCACCCTGCGCCCCTGCAGCCGAGCCGTCGGCGGGCGGCCgcgagccggagccggagccggagccggagccggagccggatgCGGAGCTGGGGGCCCGCGGGGACGAGCTGGGCCCCGGCGCGCGCCCGTGCGTGTGCCCGCTGTGCGGCAAGCTGTTCCCCGGGGCCCACGTGCTGCAGCTGCACCTGAGCGCCCACTTCCGGGAGCGGGACGGCGGCCGGGCGCGCCTCTCGCCCGACGGCACGGTGCCCACCTGCCCGCTCTGCGGGAAGACCTTCTCGTGCACGTACACGCTGAAGAGGCACGAGCGGACCCACTCGGGCGAGAAGCCCTACACGTGCGCGCAGTGCGGCAAGAGCTTCCAGTACTCGCACAACCTGAGCCGCCACGCGGTGGTGCACACGCGCGAGAAGCCGCACGCCTGCCGCTGGTGCGAGCGCCGCTTCACGCAGTCGGGGGACCTCTACCGCCACGTCCGAAAATTCCACTGTGGGCTGGTCAAGTCCCTGCTGGTGTGA
- the LOC122469594 gene encoding uncharacterized protein LOC122469594 yields the protein MTAGWAEGPSPGPQPVRGEAQVWRLWAGRGPPRAEAPNAKQRQAAVPHGPWAGRGQSPWGARHIGGQNGTSPNLREYGSGSLGRGLRTLLEHRWLGVGLRLSKMPLQKPERPAPQKVTVFGNGLFTKAFRLQRGSRGGPRAMVPVPFEEEAIRTQARTEGWPREGTGRGRIYTPGAEPSRATGPVTADLTLPAPELRGRGSRPVRAALSWWPELTMQRRTSQRQEGTAGSLHTGFCSNCWKRHLVPIREVASVQMASTAPSTCELVQTSGVRFCGDLLEVTMQEELEAEAPDPSTCLGLPSSQWVRLGGSSLRGTELAAWVTDRAAGWVWTQLGSAGRAGRTLEARALVGPSPAPLPCLVSMATACSLVLTGPLSHGPNWEHDRVPLQDSGSGPGGRLSGRQAAWGRGGTRHHLREATSCGWDRDGSGLKV from the exons ATGACAGCCGGCTGGGCCGAGGGGCCGAGCCCTGGGCCGCAGCCGGTGCGGGGTGAGGCTCAGGTGTGGAGGCTGTGGGCAGGGCGGGGTCCTCCCCGAGCTGAGGCCCCGAACGCCAAGCAGAGGCAGGCAGCTGTGCCCCACGGCCCGTGGGCAGGGCGGGGTCAGAGCCCATGGGGTGCCCGGCACATCGGAGGACAGAACGGGACCTCGCCAAACCTACGGGAGTACGGCAGCGGCTCGCTCGGACGGGGCCTCCGCACTCTTCTGGAACACCGCTGGCTAGGGGTTGGATTGCGTCTCTCCAAAATGCCTCTCCAAAAACCCGAACGCCCGGCCCCTCAGAAGGTGACGGTATTTGGAAATGGGCTCTTTACAAAGGCGTTCAGGTTACAACGAGGTTCCCGGGGTGGCCCCAGAGCAATGGTACCGGTGCCCTTCGAGGAGGAGGCCATCAGGACACAGGCACGCACAGAGGGGTGGCCTCGTGAGGGCACGGGGAGAGGACGCATCTACACGCCCGGGGCAGAGCCCTCGAGAGCTACCGGCCCTGTGACAGCTGATCTCACACTTCCAGCCCCAGAACTCCGAGGCCGTGGGAGCCGCCCGGTGCGCGCTGCTCTGTCCTGGTGGCCTGAGCTCACCATGCAGCGGCGGACAAGCCAGCGACAGGAAGGCACGGCTGGGTCTCTGCACACAGGCTTTTGTTCAAATTGCTGGAAACGTCATTTGGTCCCGATCAGGGAG GTCGCCAGCGTGCAGATGGCCAGCACTGCGCCCTCCACTTGCGAGTTGGTCCAGACTTCAGGGGTCCGTTTCTGTGGGGATCTGCTGGAGGTGACGATGCAGGAGGAGCTGGAGGCGGAGGCGCCAGACCCTTCCACGTGCCTCGGTTTACCATCCAGCCAGTGGGTCAGGCTGGGTGGCTCCAGCCTGCGAGGAACGGAGCTGGCAGCCTGGGTGACAGACCGGGCAGCGGGCTGGGTGTGGACACAGCTTGGCAGCGCTGGGCGGGCGGGAAGGACCCTGGAAGCCCGGGCCCTggtcggcccctcccccgcccccctcccctgcctggttAGCATGGCAACAGCCTGCTCCCTGGTTCTGACAGGGCCGCTGAGTCACGGGCCCAACTGGGAACATGACAGGGTCCCCCTGCAGGACAGTGGCTCCGGTCCAGGAGGAAGGCTCAGTGGGAGGCAGgctgcgtgggggaggggaggcaccaGGCACCACCTCCGAGAAGCCACGAGCTGCGGTTGGGACCGGGACGGGTCGGGCCTCAAAGTCTAG